In a single window of the Nodularia spumigena CCY9414 genome:
- the rpmI gene encoding 50S ribosomal protein L35, giving the protein MPKLKTRKAAAKRFRATGTGKIVRRKAFKNHLLEHKSSNKKRSLSKSTLVHERDEDNVRLMLPYL; this is encoded by the coding sequence ATGCCTAAACTCAAGACTCGTAAAGCTGCGGCAAAACGTTTCCGTGCCACTGGTACAGGTAAGATTGTGCGTCGCAAAGCTTTCAAAAACCACCTTTTAGAACACAAGTCTTCTAACAAAAAGCGTAGCTTGTCCAAGTCCACACTTGTACATGAGCGGGATGAAGACAACGTGCGTTTAATGCTTCCTTATTTGTAA
- the rplT gene encoding 50S ribosomal protein L20: MTRVKRGNVARKRRNKILKLAKGFRGSHSTLFRTANQQVMKALRSSYRDRKKKKRDFRRLWIARINAAARQHGLSYSQLIGNLKKADIQLNRKMLAQLAVLDPASFGKVAELALQAKG, translated from the coding sequence ATGACCAGAGTAAAGCGCGGTAATGTAGCTCGTAAACGCCGCAATAAAATTCTCAAATTAGCTAAAGGTTTTCGCGGTTCGCACTCAACTTTGTTTAGAACCGCTAACCAACAGGTGATGAAGGCGCTACGGAGTTCCTACCGCGATCGCAAAAAGAAAAAGCGCGATTTTCGCCGTCTGTGGATTGCTCGGATCAATGCGGCTGCAAGGCAACATGGTTTGAGCTACAGTCAATTAATCGGCAATTTGAAAAAAGCTGATATCCAACTAAATCGCAAGATGTTGGCACAATTGGCAGTTCTTGATCCCGCTAGTTTCGGCAAGGTTGCGGAATTGGCACTGCAAGCTAAAGGATAA
- a CDS encoding transporter substrate-binding domain-containing protein, with product MNYRCNRWLKINQLHLVLSATIFCIVCFSWGFMASAAQMPEIQRRGYLTIAVKDNLRPLGFRDVDGNLQGLEIDLAKRLALDLLGKADAVRFQPVANRDRLSVVLNNKVDLAIARVTATESRARLVSFSVPYYFDGTLIVTKDACVSQLSDLANRKIAVIKNSSTIAQVRYYVPKAELVGVDSYQEGRSLTENNTVVAFAADASVLSGWVQQYPQYRLLPTKLSTEPLSVVMPKGLQYDQLRRQVNEAIAKYTAEGWLKERIQYWGLP from the coding sequence ATGAATTACCGATGTAACAGATGGCTAAAAATTAATCAGTTACATCTGGTATTATCCGCTACTATCTTTTGTATTGTCTGCTTTTCCTGGGGATTTATGGCATCTGCCGCCCAAATGCCCGAAATTCAGCGAAGAGGTTATTTAACTATTGCCGTTAAAGATAACTTACGTCCCTTGGGATTTAGAGATGTTGACGGTAATTTACAAGGCTTAGAAATTGACTTGGCGAAGCGTCTGGCGTTGGATTTGTTGGGGAAAGCGGATGCTGTCAGATTCCAACCCGTAGCCAACCGCGATCGCTTGTCTGTAGTATTAAATAATAAAGTGGATTTAGCGATCGCCAGAGTCACTGCAACTGAGTCTCGCGCTCGTTTAGTAAGTTTCAGTGTTCCTTACTATTTTGATGGTACGTTAATAGTAACAAAAGATGCCTGTGTGAGTCAGCTAAGTGATTTAGCAAACCGAAAAATCGCCGTAATCAAGAATTCCAGCACAATTGCCCAAGTGCGCTACTATGTGCCAAAAGCTGAGTTGGTGGGAGTTGATTCATATCAAGAAGGGCGATCGCTCACAGAAAATAATACAGTAGTAGCATTTGCTGCCGATGCCAGTGTTCTGAGTGGTTGGGTGCAACAATATCCCCAATATCGGCTTTTACCCACCAAGTTATCAACTGAACCTTTGTCTGTAGTCATGCCCAAGGGATTGCAGTATGATCAGTTAAGACGACAAGTCAATGAGGCGATCGCTAAATATACAGCAGAGGGTTGGCTAAAAGAACGTATTCAATATTGGGGCTTACCTTAA
- a CDS encoding tetratricopeptide repeat protein, producing MDKNLVIIYLSIFVGLLSFAVVNVFRQIFKTRRRESALARLRKKLEKEKGTAQEYYELASIYSEKQLFSQAIVLFQKAMKAAEEEEEAEDSAPIYNGLGYVYFSQEQYDLAIRQYKEAIKRKPDYVTALNNLGHAYEKKKLTTQALQMYEEALKFAPNNTIAKRRAESLRRLVSV from the coding sequence ATGGATAAAAATTTAGTCATTATTTATCTTTCAATTTTTGTAGGTCTGCTTTCATTCGCAGTTGTGAATGTTTTCCGCCAAATTTTCAAAACTCGTCGGCGTGAAAGTGCCTTAGCAAGGTTACGCAAGAAATTGGAGAAAGAAAAAGGTACAGCACAAGAATATTACGAGTTAGCCAGTATTTATTCAGAAAAACAACTATTTTCTCAGGCGATAGTGCTATTTCAAAAAGCTATGAAAGCTGCTGAAGAGGAAGAAGAGGCAGAAGATAGCGCCCCTATTTACAACGGATTAGGATATGTTTACTTTAGCCAAGAGCAATATGACTTAGCAATTCGCCAGTATAAAGAAGCTATAAAACGTAAACCAGACTACGTGACAGCACTGAACAACCTGGGACACGCCTACGAAAAGAAAAAATTAACCACTCAGGCGCTACAAATGTATGAAGAAGCCCTAAAATTCGCCCCTAATAACACCATTGCCAAGCGCCGGGCTGAATCATTACGGCGCTTAGTGTCTGTTTGA
- the ureE gene encoding urease accessory protein UreE, which translates to MLNVTQRQPPNPDVAVTFTLALTAEERTRSRHRFETEDGKVIFLRLPRGTLLRDGDILQDETNSSLIRITAKPETVLTVFAQTPLLLMRAAYHLGNRHVPVEITSSYLRLLPDSVLRTMLEQLGLEITEETLPFQPELGAYGHHHPH; encoded by the coding sequence ATGCTGAATGTAACCCAACGTCAACCACCTAATCCTGATGTTGCCGTCACTTTCACCCTAGCACTCACAGCAGAAGAACGCACCCGCAGCCGTCATCGCTTTGAAACAGAAGATGGCAAAGTTATATTTTTGCGCTTACCAAGAGGAACATTACTGCGAGATGGTGATATTTTACAAGACGAAACCAATAGCAGTTTAATTAGAATTACTGCCAAACCAGAAACAGTGTTAACAGTTTTTGCTCAAACACCGCTGTTATTAATGCGCGCAGCATACCATTTGGGAAATCGCCACGTACCTGTAGAAATTACCTCAAGTTATTTACGCTTATTACCAGATTCAGTTTTACGCACAATGCTAGAACAACTGGGACTAGAAATTACAGAGGAAACCTTACCATTTCAGCCAGAATTAGGCGCTTATGGACACCATCACCCTCACTGA
- a CDS encoding urease accessory protein UreF produces the protein MDTITLTDANFLYILQLASPGLPVGAYSYSEGLEMLVEKGIISAQASLKHWLEAELHYGAVRLDAAVMVRSAESAAMGDISALSHWNMWLSAARETQELRASSWQMGRSLTQLLGKLQPEIMPLVNAVGNPGNYAIAFGIAVAHWQIHIQAALLGYLHSWASNLITSGVKLIPLGQTAGQELLLELQPLISNAVEEILALEDDELSCCSWGLSLASMQHETQYTRLFRS, from the coding sequence ATGGACACCATCACCCTCACTGATGCCAATTTTTTATACATATTGCAGTTAGCGAGTCCTGGCTTACCTGTGGGAGCATATAGCTATTCCGAAGGCTTAGAAATGCTAGTAGAAAAGGGCATCATTTCTGCTCAAGCCAGCCTCAAACATTGGTTAGAAGCTGAATTACATTATGGGGCAGTTCGGTTAGATGCGGCGGTGATGGTAAGATCCGCAGAATCGGCAGCTATGGGCGATATTTCAGCTTTATCCCATTGGAATATGTGGTTATCTGCTGCTAGGGAAACCCAAGAATTACGGGCATCTAGTTGGCAGATGGGGCGATCGCTTACCCAATTACTTGGTAAACTACAACCAGAGATCATGCCTCTAGTGAATGCTGTGGGTAATCCTGGCAATTATGCGATCGCTTTTGGTATTGCTGTTGCTCATTGGCAAATTCATATTCAAGCGGCTTTACTAGGATATCTGCATAGTTGGGCAAGCAATTTGATTACATCTGGAGTGAAACTCATTCCCCTTGGTCAAACTGCGGGACAAGAGTTATTACTAGAGTTACAACCATTAATTAGCAATGCTGTAGAGGAAATACTAGCTTTGGAAGATGACGAACTCAGTTGTTGTAGTTGGGGTTTGTCTTTAGCAAGTATGCAGCACGAAACCCAGTATACAAGATTGTTTAGGAGTTAG
- the ureG gene encoding urease accessory protein UreG gives MSALRVGVAGPVGSGKTALVDALCKTLREKYQIAVVTNDIYTQEDAQFLVRSQALTSDRILGVETGGCPHTAIREDASMNLAAIEQLENQFIDLDVVFLESGGDNLAATFSPELVDLTIYVIDVAAGDKIPRKGGPGITKSDLLVINKIDLAPYVGADLGVMKRDTQKMRGDKPFIFTNLKTQAGLADIIKFVDLNI, from the coding sequence ATGAGTGCATTACGTGTTGGGGTGGCTGGCCCGGTGGGTTCGGGAAAGACAGCTTTAGTGGATGCTTTGTGTAAAACCTTACGTGAAAAGTATCAAATTGCTGTTGTTACCAATGATATTTATACCCAAGAAGACGCTCAATTTTTGGTACGTTCTCAAGCCTTGACAAGCGATAGAATTTTGGGAGTAGAAACTGGCGGTTGTCCCCACACAGCAATTCGCGAAGATGCTTCCATGAATTTAGCTGCTATTGAACAATTAGAAAACCAATTTATTGATTTAGATGTAGTATTCCTGGAAAGTGGCGGCGATAATTTAGCAGCTACTTTTAGCCCCGAATTAGTAGACTTAACTATTTACGTCATTGATGTCGCAGCAGGTGATAAAATACCCCGCAAAGGTGGCCCCGGTATCACTAAATCCGACTTATTGGTGATTAATAAAATTGATCTTGCGCCCTATGTAGGAGCAGATTTAGGTGTAATGAAACGAGATACGCAGAAAATGCGCGGTGATAAACCTTTTATTTTCACCAATTTAAAGACTCAAGCAGGGTTAGCAGATATCATTAAATTTGTAGATTTAAATATATAG
- a CDS encoding RelA/SpoT domain-containing protein yields MWISPEYKKKRVGKAGEVLIGESFENLTADEALIILSNWRSSHAYPLNSIQNSLRYKVKQIYKAEGIEEDYLIAQRLKRISSIKNKLKRFPEMKLHRMQDIGGWRAILLDNKLIYQLKDEIVNKKNFNIIKEYDYIKKPKDTGYKGIHLISEYCGRKESFEGLKIEIQLRSKLQHYWATGVEIIGTFTNQQLKAGIGEQKWLLFFQLVSSLISNLESNEPINAEKARNLKQLDEELKVLEKLTTYTVFANFTEQIEKTKGRFLLMLDIDNRTVNIENFNNNQLSEATEKYMELEQKHQKENIDIVLVEAKSIQDLKKGYPNYFADSTSLMEYLLLFIGKEKT; encoded by the coding sequence ATGTGGATATCTCCAGAATATAAAAAGAAAAGAGTTGGGAAGGCAGGTGAAGTATTAATAGGTGAAAGTTTTGAGAACTTGACAGCAGATGAAGCACTAATAATTTTAAGCAACTGGCGGAGTTCACACGCTTACCCATTAAACAGTATACAAAACTCACTTAGATATAAAGTAAAACAAATATACAAAGCGGAGGGAATAGAAGAAGATTACTTAATAGCACAAAGACTTAAAAGAATATCTTCAATAAAAAACAAACTGAAAAGATTCCCAGAAATGAAACTTCATAGAATGCAAGATATTGGAGGATGGAGAGCAATATTATTGGATAACAAATTAATTTATCAATTGAAAGATGAGATAGTAAACAAGAAAAATTTTAATATAATTAAAGAATATGATTATATTAAAAAACCAAAAGATACAGGATATAAAGGTATTCATTTAATATCAGAGTATTGTGGCAGAAAAGAATCCTTTGAGGGATTGAAAATAGAAATCCAACTAAGAAGTAAACTTCAGCATTACTGGGCGACAGGAGTAGAAATAATAGGAACATTTACAAATCAGCAACTAAAAGCAGGTATAGGAGAGCAAAAATGGTTATTATTTTTTCAATTAGTTAGTTCTTTAATATCAAACCTTGAAAGCAATGAGCCGATTAATGCTGAGAAAGCAAGAAATTTAAAGCAATTAGACGAAGAACTAAAAGTTTTGGAGAAGTTGACTACTTATACTGTTTTTGCAAATTTTACAGAACAAATAGAAAAAACAAAAGGAAGATTTTTATTGATGCTTGACATAGATAATAGAACAGTAAATATTGAAAACTTTAACAATAACCAATTATCAGAAGCAACAGAAAAATATATGGAGCTTGAACAAAAACACCAAAAAGAAAATATTGATATCGTATTAGTTGAAGCTAAGTCAATCCAGGATCTTAAAAAAGGATATCCAAATTATTTTGCTGATTCAACATCTTTAATGGAATATTTATTATTGTTTATTGGCAAAGAAAAAACATAA
- a CDS encoding Calx-beta domain-containing protein, translating into MTNALRYRVLDGQMIEVEQQNFQGTQGNDYITGTDQDDTIDGGSGNDTLDGGSGTDYLYGGSGDDTINGGDGNDYLFGQDGNDILNGGGDDDSLHGGSGDDILNGGDGNDRLYGDAGNDIIDGIDFLYGDAGNDTINGGSGTDTYAANYSDRLVGLTMTYDSATGNGSIVVGTETDTFTSIENFDSFRGTNFDDIIVGGSTGDYSIYGGAGNDTISGNAGNDRLYGEDGNDTINGGGDNDILYGGSGDDTINGGDGSDYFFGGDGNDTINGGDGDDYLYGDAGNDMLNGDAGYDRLYGGSGNDILNGDAGGDYLVGGSGNDTLIGGSGNSGERDRLSGGSGSDRFIIGDATWIGYDDGNAATNGNNDYAEIADFNEAEGDIIQLKAGVDYLLSVSGTDTQILIDKPGTEIDEIIAIIRNRTDLSLTASYFDYKSVPSTLAIAPSNAVQTEGNSGSKAFTFSVTRSGNTTGINTVKWAVTGTGANPANAADFGGTLPTGTVTFAANETSKIITVNVSGDTSIEADETFTVTLSNPSNAATITTATATGTIENDDVNKVILNINGSSNEYALSAASQNVTDEYVISADKTQLGLSGNTWKKLDIGGYNITNNTILEFEFQSSKRGEIHGIGFDTDNDVINNPQNLFQLSGTQNWGLNNFKNYSTGSGWQSYSITVGDYFTGDFNYLTFANDHDVASPDSNGQFRNIQLYENQNNNLSLNINGSSNEYALSAASQDVTDEFTISADKTELGLSGNTWKKLDIG; encoded by the coding sequence TTGACGAACGCCTTGCGTTACAGGGTGTTAGATGGGCAGATGATCGAGGTCGAGCAGCAGAATTTCCAGGGAACCCAGGGGAATGATTATATTACCGGCACAGATCAAGATGACACCATAGATGGTGGTAGTGGTAACGACACCCTAGATGGTGGTAGTGGTACTGATTACCTTTATGGTGGGAGTGGTGATGACACCATCAATGGTGGTGATGGAAATGATTACCTCTTTGGTCAAGATGGTAACGACATCCTCAATGGTGGGGGTGATGACGATTCCCTTCATGGTGGGAGTGGTGATGACATCCTCAATGGTGGTGATGGAAATGATCGCCTCTATGGTGATGCTGGAAATGACATCATTGATGGAATTGATTTCCTTTATGGTGATGCGGGAAATGACACCATCAATGGCGGGAGTGGTACTGACACGTATGCTGCAAACTATAGTGACCGCTTAGTGGGATTAACCATGACCTATGACAGTGCCACAGGTAATGGCAGTATTGTTGTGGGAACAGAAACCGATACATTCACCTCCATTGAAAACTTTGACTCCTTTAGAGGTACTAACTTTGATGACATCATCGTCGGAGGTTCCACCGGAGATTATTCTATATATGGTGGTGCGGGAAATGACACCATCTCAGGTAATGCAGGAAATGATCGCCTCTATGGTGAAGATGGTAACGACACCATCAATGGTGGGGGTGATAACGACATCCTCTATGGTGGGAGTGGTGATGACACCATCAATGGTGGTGATGGAAGTGATTACTTCTTTGGTGGTGATGGTAACGACACCATCAATGGTGGTGATGGAGATGATTACCTTTATGGTGATGCTGGAAATGACATGCTCAATGGCGATGCAGGATATGATCGCCTCTATGGTGGGAGTGGAAATGACATCCTCAATGGCGATGCTGGAGGTGATTACCTCGTTGGTGGGAGTGGTAACGACACCCTAATTGGTGGTTCGGGTAATAGTGGAGAAAGAGACAGGCTATCAGGAGGCAGTGGGAGCGATCGCTTCATCATTGGTGATGCCACTTGGATAGGTTATGATGACGGCAACGCTGCCACAAACGGTAATAACGACTATGCCGAAATCGCCGACTTTAATGAGGCTGAAGGCGATATTATTCAACTCAAAGCAGGTGTAGATTATCTTCTTAGTGTTTCCGGTACAGATACTCAAATTTTAATCGACAAACCCGGAACCGAAATCGATGAAATCATCGCCATTATTAGAAATCGCACAGACTTAAGTCTAACAGCCAGCTACTTCGACTACAAGAGTGTACCTTCAACTCTAGCGATCGCCCCCAGCAACGCGGTGCAAACAGAAGGTAACTCTGGAAGCAAAGCCTTCACCTTCAGCGTCACCCGTTCTGGTAACACCACGGGTATAAATACTGTCAAGTGGGCAGTTACAGGCACAGGAGCCAATCCCGCCAACGCCGCCGACTTTGGAGGAACATTACCAACAGGTACTGTCACCTTTGCAGCTAACGAAACCTCCAAGATCATCACAGTTAACGTCAGTGGTGATACCAGTATTGAAGCAGATGAAACCTTCACTGTCACCCTATCCAACCCTAGTAATGCAGCAACTATCACCACTGCTACCGCCACAGGAACCATTGAAAATGATGATGTAAATAAAGTCATTTTAAACATCAACGGTAGTAGCAACGAATACGCTCTTTCCGCAGCCTCTCAAAATGTCACAGATGAATACGTTATCTCTGCTGATAAAACTCAACTAGGACTATCCGGTAACACCTGGAAAAAACTGGACATTGGTGGCTACAATATTACCAACAACACCATCCTGGAATTTGAATTCCAAAGCAGCAAACGAGGAGAAATTCACGGAATTGGTTTTGATACTGACAATGATGTCATCAATAACCCCCAAAACTTATTCCAACTTAGTGGAACTCAAAATTGGGGACTGAATAACTTTAAAAACTATAGCACTGGTTCTGGTTGGCAATCTTACAGTATTACCGTAGGAGATTACTTCACCGGAGATTTCAACTACCTCACCTTTGCCAATGACCATGATGTAGCCTCACCTGATAGTAATGGTCAGTTCCGCAATATCCAACTCTACGAGAATCAGAATAACAACCTCAGCCTCAATATCAACGGTAGTAGCAACGAATACGCTCTTTCCGCCGCCTCCCAAGATGTCACAGATGAATTCACCATCTCGGCTGATAAAACTGAACTAGGACTATCCGGTAACACCTGGAAAAAACTGGACATTGG
- a CDS encoding glycosyl transferase, translated as MMRPILYVAITNHGFGHATRTASVASTIQKLCPKILLIMVTTAPRWLLECYIEGDFIHRPRAFDLGVVQADSLTMDKGATLAKLRDIQKKQNSLIASEVNFIRQNRVNLILADIPFLAPLFGKAANIPCWMMSNFGWDLIYRDWGGEFMTIADWISECYAKCDRLFRLPFHEPMSAFSNITDVGLTGGYPRYSADQLRATWGITAPREKTILLTFGGLGVQQIPYENLQYFPDWQFIIFDKSAPDLPNVWKISDKKYRPVDFMPICGRVVSKPGYGTFSETAKLDIPLVTIPRDDFAEAKFLLEGMINHNQHQILTPREFFAGNWDFLHETPQAAKQSQPLAKDGNEAIAQAVIDYLHSL; from the coding sequence ATTATGCGTCCAATTTTATACGTAGCAATCACCAACCACGGATTTGGTCATGCGACTCGCACAGCATCAGTGGCTTCAACCATTCAAAAATTATGTCCAAAAATTTTGCTGATTATGGTGACAACTGCCCCCCGGTGGTTGCTAGAGTGCTATATAGAAGGCGATTTTATTCACCGTCCCCGTGCTTTTGATTTGGGTGTGGTGCAAGCAGATAGCTTGACAATGGATAAAGGGGCGACTTTAGCCAAGTTGCGGGATATTCAAAAAAAACAAAATTCTCTAATTGCCTCCGAAGTCAACTTTATCCGCCAAAATCGGGTAAATTTAATCTTGGCAGATATTCCATTTTTAGCGCCTTTGTTTGGCAAAGCGGCAAATATCCCCTGTTGGATGATGAGTAATTTTGGTTGGGATTTGATCTACCGAGATTGGGGAGGCGAATTTATGACCATTGCAGATTGGATTAGTGAATGTTATGCCAAATGCGATCGCTTGTTTCGTTTGCCTTTTCACGAACCTATGTCAGCCTTCAGTAATATCACAGATGTCGGCTTAACTGGTGGTTATCCGCGTTACTCTGCTGACCAACTCCGCGCTACTTGGGGGATAACTGCGCCTAGAGAAAAAACGATTTTGCTCACCTTTGGGGGTTTGGGTGTACAACAAATTCCCTACGAAAATTTACAGTATTTTCCCGATTGGCAATTTATTATCTTTGATAAATCTGCCCCTGATTTACCGAATGTTTGGAAAATTAGTGATAAAAAATACCGCCCTGTGGATTTTATGCCGATTTGTGGGCGTGTGGTTTCTAAACCTGGTTACGGTACTTTTTCGGAAACAGCCAAACTGGATATACCTCTGGTGACAATTCCGAGAGATGACTTTGCTGAAGCTAAATTTCTGTTAGAAGGTATGATTAATCACAATCAACATCAAATTCTCACCCCAAGGGAATTTTTTGCAGGTAATTGGGATTTTCTGCATGAAACACCCCAAGCAGCAAAGCAATCTCAACCTTTGGCTAAAGATGGAAATGAAGCGATCGCTCAGGCGGTGATTGACTATTTACACAGTTTGTGA
- the hisC gene encoding histidinol-phosphate transaminase: MKNYFRSNIDAMASYVPGEQPQRGIQVIKLNSNENPYPPSPAVLAVLQNIEGEWLRRYPEPLGGEFRRAASKVLGVPSDWIIVGNGSDEVLNLVIRACTEPGRKVVYPIPTYVLYVTLTQMQGAKIEEIPYGEDHKLPLEELIAANGAVTFIASPNSPSGHIVPINDLRQLARRLSGVLVIDEAYVDFAEDNALALVKEYENVIVIRTLSKGYSLAGLRLGFGVANPQLLHGLFKVKDSYNIDAIACALATAAIIDQDYKNACAAKVKASRTQLAKDLKKLNFQVWDSQTNFLLVQPPQENAEYLYQQLKERHILVRYFPQPGLDNKLRITVGTDAQNQVLVETLTQICA; the protein is encoded by the coding sequence ATGAAAAACTACTTTCGCTCTAATATCGATGCAATGGCTAGCTATGTCCCCGGTGAACAGCCTCAACGGGGGATACAGGTCATTAAACTCAATAGTAATGAAAATCCCTATCCTCCGTCGCCTGCGGTGCTAGCTGTGCTGCAAAATATTGAAGGGGAGTGGTTAAGACGATATCCAGAACCGTTAGGGGGAGAATTCCGGCGTGCTGCAAGTAAAGTCTTAGGCGTTCCTAGTGATTGGATTATTGTCGGTAATGGTAGTGATGAAGTTTTGAATTTAGTGATTCGAGCTTGCACTGAACCTGGGAGAAAGGTGGTTTACCCAATACCAACTTATGTATTATATGTGACTTTGACTCAAATGCAGGGGGCGAAAATTGAGGAAATTCCTTATGGAGAAGATCATAAGTTACCTCTGGAAGAACTAATTGCCGCTAATGGCGCTGTCACATTCATCGCGTCGCCTAATAGTCCGTCAGGGCATATAGTACCAATTAACGATTTACGACAGTTAGCAAGGCGTTTATCTGGGGTTTTAGTGATTGATGAAGCTTATGTAGATTTTGCCGAGGATAACGCCCTGGCTTTGGTGAAGGAATACGAGAATGTCATTGTGATTCGGACACTTTCTAAGGGTTACTCTTTGGCTGGATTACGCTTGGGTTTTGGTGTGGCTAATCCTCAGTTGCTGCATGGGTTGTTTAAGGTTAAGGATAGTTATAACATTGATGCGATCGCCTGTGCTTTAGCAACAGCTGCAATTATTGACCAAGATTATAAAAATGCTTGTGCAGCCAAGGTGAAAGCATCACGGACTCAACTGGCTAAGGATTTAAAAAAATTAAATTTCCAGGTTTGGGATTCCCAGACTAACTTTTTGTTGGTACAGCCTCCCCAAGAAAATGCCGAATATCTCTATCAACAGCTCAAAGAACGACACATTTTAGTCCGGTATTTCCCACAGCCAGGATTGGATAATAAATTACGCATCACTGTTGGCACAGATGCACAAAATCAAGTTTTGGTGGAAACATTGACTCAAATTTGTGCTTAG
- a CDS encoding GNAT family N-acetyltransferase gives MRDRNICLRLAEETDAWVMSAIHIAAIKALPTTFYTRKQLLAWRNYLDKPDGKYILQNMPAEIFWVAVENNMLTGFASFMVDELIALYVHPYYQGKGIGRALVTHFCHEAANQGIDKVITTASLYAEGFYLRQGFTAIKRAPHQLRTGIVVPVTKMSKNLTTA, from the coding sequence ATGCGCGATCGCAACATATGTCTTCGCCTCGCTGAGGAAACTGATGCTTGGGTAATGAGTGCTATTCATATTGCTGCTATCAAAGCTCTTCCCACAACTTTCTATACCCGAAAACAGCTGTTAGCTTGGCGTAATTATCTCGACAAGCCTGATGGTAAATATATTTTGCAGAATATGCCAGCCGAAATTTTTTGGGTTGCTGTTGAGAATAATATGCTCACAGGTTTTGCTAGTTTTATGGTTGATGAATTGATTGCACTATATGTGCATCCTTATTATCAAGGTAAAGGTATCGGGCGAGCTTTAGTTACACATTTTTGCCACGAAGCAGCTAATCAAGGTATCGATAAAGTCATAACAACGGCTAGTCTTTATGCTGAAGGATTTTATTTGCGGCAGGGATTTACTGCTATTAAAAGAGCGCCACATCAGTTAAGAACTGGCATAGTTGTTCCCGTGACGAAAATGAGTAAGAATTTAACCACTGCTTGA
- a CDS encoding TetR/AcrR family transcriptional regulator yields MTRTIRSSALTRTRLIEAASQVFATLGVQGATTREIARVAGVNEVTLFRHFASKEQLLRAVIENASALQTEALAHPEAWTQNLGVDLKKYAQLYNAMLEAHEDLIRTFIGEAKRHPEAARQVIQEAAQPLGEKLVAYLKSSQKLGTVRVDLDPLPAVDMFTGMLLAGMLCRTVKYHKNSYSCEDYIDTCVDIFVRGIAVPV; encoded by the coding sequence ATGACTAGAACTATCCGCTCATCTGCTCTTACCCGTACACGTTTAATAGAGGCTGCCTCACAGGTATTTGCTACTTTAGGTGTTCAAGGAGCAACTACTCGTGAAATAGCTCGTGTTGCTGGAGTAAATGAGGTGACTTTATTTCGCCACTTTGCTAGCAAAGAACAACTTCTCAGGGCAGTCATTGAAAATGCCTCAGCCCTCCAGACAGAAGCCCTCGCTCACCCGGAAGCTTGGACACAAAATCTGGGCGTGGATTTAAAAAAGTATGCCCAGCTTTACAACGCGATGCTCGAAGCACACGAAGATTTGATCCGGACTTTCATTGGGGAAGCTAAACGTCATCCAGAAGCAGCTAGACAAGTAATTCAAGAAGCTGCCCAGCCTTTAGGCGAAAAATTGGTTGCTTACCTAAAATCTAGTCAAAAACTAGGGACTGTCAGAGTTGACCTTGATCCTTTGCCGGCAGTTGATATGTTTACAGGTATGCTATTAGCTGGAATGCTCTGCCGCACTGTCAAATATCATAAAAATAGCTACAGTTGTGAAGATTATATTGATACTTGTGTAGATATTTTTGTGCGTGGTATTGCGGTTCCTGTTTAA